In Actinomycetes bacterium, the sequence CACGAGCCGGCGTAGCTGTCCGGTAGCGACCGGAGTTCCGAGGACAGCCCTTGCCCGACGAAGCATGACCTCGACGGCGGGTCCCACGCGCATCTCGAGGGCGCGGTCGACGACCTCGTCCAGCCCGGTCAAGGCCAGGGCCCGGTCGATGTCCACCAGCCAGATCAAGCGATTGCCTCCTGACTGGGCGGCATGGACGCACAGGTGAACGACAGTGTCGGCTGGGTCGAACGTGGGCACCGGGCCAGTTGGCAGTGCCACGGGCCTCGATCGACTGATCAACGTGGAGGAGTCCATGCGCGCATCGCGGCGCAGAGCCGGGTCGTCAAGGACGTGCCAATGCAGATCGAGGAGGGTCTGCGCGGGCGTGAGAAGGTGCACCTGCCCGGGCAGAAGGTGGCCCATGCGGGGCCAGTTGCGTTCCAGCAGCCGACATCCGGCGTCTTCGAGCGTGGTCAGCGCGAGCGGGAGGTCCTCGCCGTCCACCAGGAGGTCCAGATCGACGTAGGCGCGCAGGTCCGGCCTCCGGTGCGCTGTCTCCGCCAGCACGGGTCCCTTGAACGAGACCCAGGGGATGTCGCGCTCGTCCAGAAGGTGGCCCACCTGGACGAGTTCGGCGCTGAGCCGAACATGCCGAGCGAACTGCGCCCGACAGACATCGCTAAGACCCTCCCTCGCGAGCGCGCTGAGGGCGACTGGATCCCGGGCCATCGCGAGCTGGAGGTACCCGGCTACTCCGTGCCGGACGGCCGCCT encodes:
- a CDS encoding nucleotidyltransferase family protein, translating into MVEAAVRHGVAGYLQLAMARDPVALSALAREGLSDVCRAQFARHVRLSAELVQVGHLLDERDIPWVSFKGPVLAETAHRRPDLRAYVDLDLLVDGEDLPLALTTLEDAGCRLLERNWPRMGHLLPGQVHLLTPAQTLLDLHWHVLDDPALRRDARMDSSTLISRSRPVALPTGPVPTFDPADTVVHLCVHAAQSGGNRLIWLVDIDRALALTGLDEVVDRALEMRVGPAVEVMLRRARAVLGTPVATGQLRRLV